gtccaaaatgtcttggtatgctgaagcattcagagttcctttcactggaactaaggggccaagcccagctcctgaaaaacaaccccacaccataatcccccctccaccaaactttacacttggcacaatgcagtcagacaagtaccgttctcctggcaactgccaaacccagactcatccatcagattgccagatggagaagagcgattcgtcactccagagaacgcgtctccactgctctagagtccagtggcggcgtgctttacaccactgcatccgacgctttgcattgcacttgctgatgtatggcttggatgcagctgctcggccatggaaacccattccatgaagctctctgcgcactgttcttgagctaatctgaaggccacatgaagtttggaggtctgtagcgattgactctgcagaaagttggcgacctcttcgcactatgcgcctcagcatccgctgaccccgctccgtcagtttacgtggcctaccacttcgtggctgagttgctgtcgttcccaaacacttccacgttcttataatacagctgacagttgactgtggaatatttaggagcgaggaaatttcacgactggatttgttgcacaggtggcatcctatcacagttccacgctggaattcactgagctcctgagagcgacccattctttcacaaatgtttgtaaaaacagtctgcatgcctaggtgcttgattttatacccctgtggccatggaagtgattggaacacctgattctgattatttggatgggtgagtgaatacttttggcaatatagtgtatatatatatatatatatatattcattcataataattcataatataGCAAGAATTCTGTCTGTAGATggagtttattttattgcattaaaCAGGATGCTTGGgtactgctgtttttgtttactgGATACACAAACCAGATTTAAGCTCATTCTCGACTTTATTTAACCCTTTCATTTCTCTGACCCGGTCATCATGTCCAGCTACATTCCTAATTCTACAGATTTCCTATACGTTTTactgaataattaataattcataatgATTACTGAGTAATATACGTTTAAGACAAttaactgaaataaaacaagagtTTAATGAGTTAcatttgataataataatagaaaaaatgataataataataataataataataataataataataattattattattattattattattattattattatttttataataacaaatgtcatttttatacttttttctcaattcacatttcattttgcacattttccatgtttgtttgtttgtacgtTTAACATGTATTTttaccatttttattttcacctattgtaaaactatttttttcacatttttgagATTCATTCAtcaaatttgattttttttattcatttatttctttttttgacttttttacACAATTCTTTTATTTCAAGCGCAATATTcacaaatctttttaaaaaaatttttgcaCACAATTTATTTCAGGTATTTTGTAGGTCATTTTAGACGTTTCTGTGCTCATGCACTTTTTACACGTCTCTTTATATCCGtgtcatttctatttattttcttacataCCGTCTGTTTATTTTCGGGACGTTttaagtgattttattttcatattgttcacgtgaaaagaaaatacaaaattacTGTAAAATCCACACAGACGTCTGCTCTTATGTTTTCTCTGGCAGGAAAGTTTCAAATGGCAGCGTTTTATTTTTCCAGATGAATCAGAAGGAGAGAGTGTTTCAGTAATTCTGAAGGAGTCTTgccgtgagagagagagagagagagagagtgagtgagagagagagagagagaggcagagagagagggaggaagatagatagatagatagatagatagatagatagatagatagatagatagatagatagatagatagagagagagagagagatagatagatagatagatagatagatagatagatagatagatagatagatagatagatagagagagagagagagagagagagagagagagacaaaagacagaggggggggggtagatagatagatagatagatagatagatagatagatagatagatagatagatagatagatagatagatagatagatagacaggcaggcaggcagatagatagatagatagagagagagagagagagagagagagagagagagagagagacaaaaaacagaGGCGGGggggtaggtagatagatagatagatagatagatagatagatagatagatagatagatagatagatagatagatagatagatagatagatagagagagagagagagagagagagagagagagagagacaaaagacaGAGGCAGGGGggtaggtagagagagagagagagagagagagagagagagagacaaaaggcAAATAGGCAGAggggggatagatagatagatagatagatagatagatagatagatagatagatagatagatagatagatagatagatagatagatagatagatagatagatagatagatagagaaaggctgatgtgtgtgggggggtggatagatagagacagagagagagagagagagagagagagagagagagagagagagagagagagagagagagagagagagagagagccaaaaGACAGAGGCAGgggggtagatagatagatagataagtaaAAAGAGATCAAAatagagtcagagagagagagagagagagagagagagagagagacagagagagagagagagagagagagagagagagagagagagagagagagacagagagacagagagagagaaagagagagagagagagagagagagagagacagagagagagagagagagagagagagagagagagagacaaaaggcAAATAGGCAGAggggggatagatagatagatagatagatagatagatagatagatagatagatagatagatagatagatagatagatagatagatagatagatagacagatagacagatagatagagaaaggctgatgtgtgtgggggggtggatagatagagagagacagagagagagagagagagagagagagagagagagagagagagagagagagagagagagagccaaaaGACAGAGGCAGgggggtagatagatagatagatagatagatagataagtaaAAGAGATCAAAatagagtcagagagagagagagagagagagagagagagagacagagagagagagagagagagagagagagagagagagagagagagagagagagagagagagagagagagagagagagagagagagagacagagagagagagagagagagagagagagagagagagagagagagagagagagagagagagagagacagagagagagaaagagaaagagagagaaagagagagtttccACATTCTCCCTGAAGCCTGACAGGACCAGCGGTGGAAATCATGTCAGCTATTGTTGCCTGACGTGATCCTGCTTTACGCCGCTTTAAGACATTTTCCCACAATAAAGAGCAGAGTGCCCCCTTTTGTGAGAAAGTCACGACTGGGACAGGGAACACTGGAGAGCCTGAACCCGGTGACGCAGAGAGGAGGAGACAGGAGAGagcactcacactgactcacaggACCAAATGGAGCTCTTGTTGTCACACCTCATTTCCATGCCAACCATGCTCACAGACATGGGGCTGAgggcaaaagtttgtacacccttcCATTTAAAATGGTGGAAACATGGTGTAATAATACATGACAAATGTGTGACCTGCATTTCAGCAGGTTATAGTGTTAGCTCATTGTGAACATGTGAACTCAagtaaagtataaataaatgtataaaatacagCCTGTATTTATTAGGCAATAAATGATGAATACAACCAGAGTGAAAAAAATaccatttattaataaatgtaaatttcacaagtgttttatttctttaaatggaAACCAATCAAAATGGCTATGGCTTCATTGCTGTGAGTAACCCAGACCATTAAAAATCAagataacattaataataaaattaattatacTTCTGAGGCAATACAGATCCATCAcctcctgaaacacacaacacgGTTGTAATGTCTTGTTCTCAGGGTTTTCTGGATACTGTTCCagtccaacaacaacaacgtatGCATGAACATGCTACACTTCATTCCAGTGTCTCATATCCTGTCCAATTGTGGTACTGTTTGGGGGGCTTAAGGAGGCGGTGTGAGGATCCATTTGGACGAGGTACAATGATAAACAGGGCACAGTAGATGGACTGGATGTGGGACATAATCAGTCTCTCAAAGCATTTCTTTATGAcggggtgtgtgagaggaattaagttgttgttgtctttatttgtcacatatacattactgcacagtgaaagtctttctttacatatcccatccttaggggttggggtcagagcgcagcgtcagccatgatgcagcacccctggagcaggtggggttaagggctttgctcaagggcccaatggtggcagcttggcagtgctggggcttgaaccctgagccataaccacttgagctaccctTGGATGATTGTCGCATCAAAACTTTGTATGAGAGCTGGATGTTCCAAAActactggaaaaaaacaagtaaaggttatgaaaataatgtatttgtgGCTAATTAGATTAATCTCACACTGTAAATAATAGAAGTACATTCTTTGTCCCATTTTTCCTATTTTCTTATTCATGAATCTTGTTATGTTCTCTGGAGAGCAGAACCCACGTGTACCTAGTTTTCCATTTAGAACTATTCCTAGACATTAGCAATCTCCTAATGAGCAAagtattctatttattttaaggtAAAATGTGTCACTCGTCATTTGGGAGCTTAATATTCTTTCAAGTTGTTTTAGCGCCCTCTTCAGGGCATTTCAGGGCTCTAGCATTGACCTATCTGTGTGCATCCCATAGTGGATTACGCAGCAGGTCTGCTTCCACAATCCTAGTAAAGAGTAATCCTGTGCTCTTAAAAATCCATTTCTTATTTCTGCTGTTTTGttggaaagaaataaaacatgaataatCAATAAGACTGATCACAGTTTCCTGttatatgttttataaaattttatatatattcatccTAGACAAAAAAGAGGACAGAACAGGACATGGTCCTTTATATAAGCAATGCAGAGATGGACAGAGTGTCCAGATTAAGATTTATTGGAGTCTGTGCTAATACTATAAGGTCCACTTTTGGTCACTAAACACGGCCTATATGATGAAGAAGCCTGAACAAATCCTTTATCTTCCTAAGGAGGCTGGAATAGACCAACAAACCTCATCAACTTCTTAAAATATTAGAGTCAATGCGTCTTTGCTGAGCTAGTAACAAATTTGAAGAGAAAGATGGCCCAGTTTTGGGGTTAGCTCTGTGTGAATACTTAGATACACCGAAAATCAGAGTCGAATTATTTGTCCCATATGCAAATcgtacaattaaaataaaattacaagacgacataaaaacatacaaagTTGCCATAGATAAACTGTACAATGGAGCACGTTTATCTATTTTCCAGTAAGAAACCACAGGGGGCGAAAACACTCGACGGTTTTTTACCACACTATCGCCTTGTAACTCGACCACGCATGCGCAATGACAGAGACGAGCCCGCGCGCTACAAAATTGCCCTCGGTGCTGATGTCCGGCAGGTAAATTTTCTGGCCTTGTTTTCACTTCTTAAAATCGCTTTAAACGTTaacttgtttttattaaaatagtCTGGTACGGTGTTTATGGACTGTTTTACTTTTTACTAACTCTTAGCGTCTCATCATTGCCGGAAcaggagtggtgtgtgtgtgagctcgcGACAACAATTTCTTGTCAGGCGATTGATAAGCTAATTATCGAATTAATTTCATGCGTTTTGGGCATTACAGTGTGAATAAGCTACAAGGTATGACAATTTTCCTGAAATGAAATTGAAACACTTCCAAACGCTGTATATTTCTCTTCAGCTAGCCGAGCTTAAAGATGTGAAATAGCGACGTTACAAAGAATCATAACGAGGAATGacactaaaaaaaacacatccagATTAAACTGTACATGTAAAACGCTCATTTTACAAGAAAGCTGCCTGTAAGGACATGACTTTATATTGTAATGTTGGTTAATTTTATTACTACATAATAACCAAGTAACCAAGTTGGTGCTTTTTGTTAGTCTTGTGACAAGTTAGCGGTACATTGCTGTGATGACGTCACACCAGGGGCTACATTGTGTTAAAAGATGGAAAGACTGAGttttcataaaataaacatctttctttctttctttctttctttctttctttctttctttctttctttctttctttctttctttctgtctttttcctcctctttctgtctctccctccctctcccccccctctccctttctccctctctctctctctctccctccctctctctccccctccctctctccctctctccctctgtctctctctctccccccctctctctccctctccctctctctcactctctctctctctctctctccctttctccctctctctctctctctctctctccctcccaccctccctccctctctctccccctccccctccctctctctctctctctctctccccctctttctccctctctctctgcccccccctttTACTAACTCAGATGTTTGAATATCGAAACCTTTTTTCCGAGTCATTTagttcatttcagcagaatacAATTCCAATGTAATTACATGTTAATAGCCAGTGACCTCGACACATCTACTTACGCAAACGTTGATCACGTTTTAGAATAAGACAAAACTATAAATCAACCAAGGCCTGAGACAAGACAGGAACaagaagaaaatattcattGCACATGTCTTTTGATTATTGTATGATAATTcttaaatattatacattacattagtattattgactGTAAGATACCGATCCAGGAAGTGGTGATGAACGGGAGATGAAcgaatcatttctgtttcctcCGCAGACTGCATAGCCGAATACTTCGAGGttgtcacgtgatgaacgaagGACTCGGGAGATGTTTCCTCCACAAAACCTATAGGATGTTGCGTATGTgcggtcaatacaaaatgaaagaaTCGCTTTCTGAGACAGTTCGCTGTTCCCGAGTCATAAtaattcaaaatgaacgaatcgttcGTCACTAAAGCCAGCTTAAAAAGAGCTCTCAAATGACCCCATAGCAGTCCCTCTTTGATTTCTGATGCTTGAGAAAGAGGCCATAGAAGTCCGACATTGTACCTGACTTGGGAGCTCTAATCGGGACATTTTTCCGGCTCATATATCCAggccttttctcttttctcactGTGAACATGAATGCTTGTGCTTTTATCCAGTACTCACCTGTAACTACCACTACTAATAGTGGTAACAGACACATAGGGcacaaatatacatatacagtttTACTTCATGTACACTGCTGTCTATTCTACACATACTGTTATAGGTGATAGCTTCCCATTTTGGGAATACCGATTTGATAAAAATCCAGGAGGGAGTGAATTGTCCTAAGGCAGTTTTGCTTCTTAATCAAGTTTTATTGCTTCATGATTCCAGTTCTACTTCATAATCTGGAAAGCCTCTTTTGGTGTGCGTCTGATATCCCAAAATGCACTGCAGTTGTCCAAACATCACAGAAAAGAATTTCCAGTTTGTATTTATAGAGAATTTAAACTAATGATGTTTAATAAagtcagtatttttttttatcttacagAACGAGATGGCTTCTGTCAAGATGTTTGGGAGCATCCCATTGACCGACACTTGTTTCGATGACCCCAAAAGACGCAAGAAGAAAAAGGCTAAGAAACCGAAAAGGGAAAAGTCAGATAAGCATAAATCAAAGCCGAAAGGTCAACAGAGTTTGAAGGATTACTCTGACATTTGTGACTCGAACTTCTTTACAGAGTGGCCAGAGATCAAGAAGAAGAAACGGAAGAAGAAACACGATGGCAGTTTGAATGAGGAGTTTCCTTTGACACAGAATAAAAACCTCAAAATGTCGAAGCGAAACAAGCAGAACAGAAAAAGTAACCGTGCCGCGGTCAAACATGGTGTCCGCTCAGGTCCTGCTGAACAGGAAGCAGTGCAGCCGATTATAAGCTCAatacagaaagagaagaaacaTAAAAAGAGAGTTGTCTTTAACCTCTCGCCGGTTTTGCTTGAACCTAAACCAGTACAAGATCCTTTTGTGGCGAGAGACATCCTTCAAACCCAGCGCTCAGGTGCAGAAAAAAAGCCGGTGTTTAATGCGGTATTTCCTGGAGATGGACGTCACAGCAAGCCGACCACGGAAGAAAATGTCATGGAGTCTCAAAGTACGCCTGATGACATCAACAGCCAAGACCTGTTCATCACACAGAAGACGTTCTCAGATCCCTACATAGACCTCTGCAGCAGTGCGAGTGCTGAAGAAGCCCTAGAACCTCAGGGCTATTCATCAGCAATGAAGCAGTTATCTCCAGAACCTCAGTCTtatacatcaccaccaccaaggAAACGCTCATATCCAGAACCTCAGAAACCATTGTGTCCATCAAATCACCCATCACTACCAAGGAAACCATCACACCTTCACAAACTCGAAGCTTTTACTCAGACTGAAAACTTcttcacctctcctctcctcgcTGCTTCTCTCAGGTTCCGTCAGCAGAGCACGTGCTCAGAAGAACCGATGGACCTGAGCCTGCCGAAAAGATCCAGGCTTCATCAGCGAGAAGCCGCCGGGAAAGCGTCCGGAGATCAGCGCCACCCGGAGCCGAACGTAGCGGACCTGACACAGAGCGATG
This genomic stretch from Hemibagrus wyckioides isolate EC202008001 linkage group LG08, SWU_Hwy_1.0, whole genome shotgun sequence harbors:
- the si:ch211-176l24.4 gene encoding uncharacterized protein si:ch211-176l24.4 — encoded protein: MASVKMFGSIPLTDTCFDDPKRRKKKKAKKPKREKSDKHKSKPKGQQSLKDYSDICDSNFFTEWPEIKKKKRKKKHDGSLNEEFPLTQNKNLKMSKRNKQNRKSNRAAVKHGVRSGPAEQEAVQPIISSIQKEKKHKKRVVFNLSPVLLEPKPVQDPFVARDILQTQRSGAEKKPVFNAVFPGDGRHSKPTTEENVMESQSTPDDINSQDLFITQKTFSDPYIDLCSSASAEEALEPQGYSSAMKQLSPEPQSYTSPPPRKRSYPEPQKPLCPSNHPSLPRKPSHLHKLEAFTQTENFFTSPLLAASLRFRQQSTCSEEPMDLSLPKRSRLHQREAAGKASGDQRHPEPNVADLTQSDDGDAHLKSKADLSQLKVVQTRLNESFFFKLKGEGDSPKPMSPLMKLAGSVEKKKP